The DNA segment ATCCAAGAATGACTTCGAGCCGTATGGTCTTTGAACTGAATGGAATCTGGGATTTTAAACTATTGAAGAAGAAAGAAGAGAGGGACGCGGGCAGACGGCTTAAAGACAGTATGCCTATGCCAGTTCCCTCCTCCTACAATGATATCTATCCGGGAAGAGACTTTGCAGATCATGTGGGAGATATGGTTTATCAGAGAACTTTTACTGTCACGAACCCTGTGAAACAGGGGAGGCTATTTCTCAGATTTGGTGCTGTGACGCATACGGCGGAGGTATGGTTAAATGGTGAACTCCTCGGTTCACATAAAGGAGGTTTTCTCCCGTTTTCCTTTGAGATATCAAAGCAGAGCAGGGTGGGAGAGAACCTTCTTACTGTATTTGTGAATAATATTGTTGATTACACGACACTTCCATGCGGAAGAGTGGTGGAGGAAGAGTTTCCGGGGCTTGAACAAAGAACAGTGAATCTCCCAAACTTTGATTTTTACAATTATTCCGGCATTATGCGCCCGGTATGGATCTATACGACCCCAGATGTGTATATCGAAGATATCGAAGTATACGGAAAAATGGATGGGAGTGTTTACTGGAAGATACAGGCAGAAGGAGAGAGTGCCGATAAGGCCAAGGTCACAGTCCGAGTACTTGACGCTGAGGGAAGATGTGTGTATACGGGAACCGGATACAGTGGGAGCGGGCGTGTGGAAGCTCCCAGGCTGTGGGATACACAAGATCCGTACCTGTACCGTCTTTGGGTACGCTTACAGAGCAAATCCGGGAACGTAGATGAATATACGGAGATATTTGGTTTTCGGGAGGTGTCCATCAGAGACTGCAGGATTCTACTGAATGAAAAGCCGGTGTATTTAAAAGGATTTGGCAAACACGAAGAGGGTGGATCCCGTGGACGTGGAACGGACATGGCTCTCATGACCAAGGATTTAGGCCTGCTGAAATGGATAGGAGCCAATTCGTTCCGCACAAGTCATTATCCAAATAGTGAGGAGATGATGCAGCTCTGTGACAGGAT comes from the Blautia liquoris genome and includes:
- the uidA gene encoding beta-glucuronidase, with translation MLYPRMTSSRMVFELNGIWDFKLLKKKEERDAGRRLKDSMPMPVPSSYNDIYPGRDFADHVGDMVYQRTFTVTNPVKQGRLFLRFGAVTHTAEVWLNGELLGSHKGGFLPFSFEISKQSRVGENLLTVFVNNIVDYTTLPCGRVVEEEFPGLEQRTVNLPNFDFYNYSGIMRPVWIYTTPDVYIEDIEVYGKMDGSVYWKIQAEGESADKAKVTVRVLDAEGRCVYTGTGYSGSGRVEAPRLWDTQDPYLYRLWVRLQSKSGNVDEYTEIFGFREVSIRDCRILLNEKPVYLKGFGKHEEGGSRGRGTDMALMTKDLGLLKWIGANSFRTSHYPNSEEMMQLCDRMGILVIDESPAVGLNTGFTATGLLGGNPKGTWETLRTKEHHKHVMEEMVKRDKNHPCVIAWSAANEPASQEDGAKEYFAPLVALTKEKDIQKRPVTIVTYEGSTPKTCKVAELCDFLVLNRYRGWYDTEGNLKGAAVKLKEELEGFHVRCPEKPIMLGEYGADTIAGLHDLNARLFSEEYQTEFMRAYGEVFDSLPYIAGEHVWVFADFATAENIKRVDGNKKGIFTRDRRPKQAAYFLKSRWEEIRNPY